The following is a genomic window from Solanum stenotomum isolate F172 unplaced genomic scaffold, ASM1918654v1 scaffold4900, whole genome shotgun sequence.
aattttaactcaaaagtcactcaactatccactcttctctcagaaagtcactgaTCAATCTATTTAagtgttatttaattaaaatttgctagtataaattgtttatatataaaaaaaaaattaaaaaataccaTTTAAACCATTTAGATCCATCCGCTTGACCCGActcattaaaaaatataatatgaccCATTTTATTGACTCTTTCTCCTCCTCCTCTGCGTTTCTTTCTAGTTCTCCATTGAtgtttcttcttcctcttttagGTAGCTCTTTTAGTTAGGTTTTAATTTAAGAATCTCAATTTCAAGCTCTATATTATGAGAGAAGAgtgcatagttgagtgaccatttgagatattaactctaaAAATCTGTCTGCTTTATTTCAAATCACTTGCTTCCACACAACTTGTTGAGTGTTTCACTAATACAACTTGTTGAGTGTTGTGAGACTTGACTATTGAGGTCTTGCACTAATACAACTTGTTGAACTAAAAATTGTAAGCCAAAAAACACTCCAGAGACAAACTGTTCTGTCATACACAGTACACCTCCAAATGTTGACTGAATTGAATTTGATATCATTAAATACTTGTTCTAACATCATTCCTTTGCATTATGAATGAGAAACCTAGTTGGCTTAATTATGGACAGAAGTTgcatttttcttgcaattttcATTCTACTACATGACAATACTTTACTTGCTACTCTTCCTAGTATTAGCACTGATGAAGCTGCTCTTCTTGCACTTAAATCACATATTTCTTCTCATTCTAACAATATCTTAGCAAGAAACTGGTCTTCTTCCATCCCGGTTTGCAGCTGGATTGGAATCACTTGCAGCTCCCATCACCATCAAGTCACTGCTATAGACATTTCTAGCATGCAACTTTATGGTACCATTCCTCCACACCTTGTAAACCTCTCATTTATTTCATCGCTTGACATCAGTAACAACACTTTCCATGGAGATTTGCCAGTAGAGTTGACTCATTTGCAGAGGTTGAAATTCATTAATGCCAAAAACAATAACATTACCGGAGCCATTCCATCATTTTTAAGTTTGTTACCAAACCTACACTTTTTGTACCTATCGAATAACCAATTTTCGGGGAAAATTCCAACTTCCCTTTCCAATCTAACAAAACTGGAAGTGTTGCAATTACAGAGCAATTTTCTCGAAGGAGAAATCCCTCGAGAAATCAGTGATCTTCGTTACTTGACTATCCTAGACCTGGAATTTAATCAGCTTACTGGATCTATACCACCATCAATCTTCGACATTACTACAATACAAGTAATTGCTCTTATGGACAACAATCTTACTGGAAAGCTGCCAAAAACTATATGTGATCATATTCCAGACTTGGAAGGACTTTACCTCGGTAGAAACTCCCTAGATGGAATTATTCCACCAAAGCTGGAGAAATGCAGAAAGCTTCAAATATTGGAATTGGGTGATAATGAGTTTGCTGGAACTGTACCAAGAGAGCTAGCCAACTTAACAGCTCTTACAGAATTATATCTTGGACTTCTGCATTTGGAAGGTAGTATaaaattttcttccttttctcttttcccCCAAAATTGACAGGAGAGATACCAATGGAGCTCGATAATCTTAAGAAATTTCAAGCATTGGGATTATCACAGAATGAGCTTACTGGCTCTATCCCTGACAGCATTTTCAACATGTCAGCACTGCAGATTATAGATTTTGGAGAAAACAAGCTTTCAGGTACTCTAACTTCAGATTTAGGTCGTGGAATGCCCATCCTAGAAGAACTTTATTGTGCACAAATACTGTGCTTCAATATCTGAGTGGTTTTATCTCTGCTTCAATCTCAAATTCATCGAAACTCAGACAATTTGACCTCTCACAAAACAGTTTCACAGGTCCAATTCCTAAATCACTTGGTAACTTAGAATACCTTGAGGTTCTGAACTTGTGGGGGAATAATTTTGTCAGTGATTCAACATTGAGCATCCTTGCATCATTGACAAACTGTAGGAATCTAAGAGTACTCACGTTATCTGGTAATCCGTTGGATGGTGTTTTGCCTCCATCTGTTGGTAATTTCTCAAACTCCTTGCAAAGTTTTGAAGCAGATGGTTGTAAACTGAAGGGTGTCATTCCAAAAGAAGTTAGTAATCTTACTGGAGTGACAAGGATGAGTCTGTCTAACAATGAGTTGACTGGACATATTCCAAATACTGTACATGGCATGTCGATCCTTCAAGAACTTTACTTATTTAACAACAAGATAGAAGGAGCCAGACATGATGTTATCTGTAATTTAAAGAGTCTAGGCACATTAGTCTTGTcagaaaatcatttttctggTTCAGTGCCCTCGTGCTTAGGGAACGTTACTAGTTTGAGGAAACTTTATCTAGATAACAACAAGCTGTATTCTAGATTACCTTCAAGCTTGGGGAACCTTCAAGATCTCATAGAATTCAATGtttcattcaatttatttaGTGGGGAAATTCCACTGGAGAGCGGAAACTTGAAGGCTGCAACACACATTGATttgtcaaataattatttttctggTAAGATTCCTAGCACTCTAGGGGGTCTAGATAATTGACTAATCTTTCTCTAGCACATAATAGATTAGAGGGGCCTATTCCTGAATCAATTGGCAAAATGTTGTCCTTGGAGTACTTGGATTTGTCCTATAACAATCTTAGTGGTAAAATTCCAAAGTCATTAGAAGCTCTTGTGTATCTCAAATACCTAAATTTCTCTTTCAATGAACTCAGTGGAGAAATTCCCACTGGTGGTCCCTTTGCAAATGTAACCAGTCAGTCTTTCCTGTCCAATGATGCACGTTGTGGTGACTCCCGATTTAACGTAAAACCATGCCCAACCAAATCTACAAAGAAATCAAGAACAAAAAGAGTGCTTACAGGTTTATATATTCTATTAGGGATTGGATCACTCTTCATGTTGACTGTTGGAATTGTGGTGTTAAGATTGAGAAACACAAAGAAGAATGCTAGTCAAAAGGATGTGTCTCTCGTAAAAGGGCATGAAAGAATTTCATATTATGAACTTGAACAAGCAACTGAAGGATTCAACGAAACCAACTTGCTTGGTAATGGGAGTTTCAGCATGGTTTATAAAGGGATACTTAAGGATGGTATCATTTTTGCAGCAAAGGTATTCAATGTGCAATTGGAGGGTGCATTCAAAAATTTTGACACAGAATGTGAGATACTAAGGAACCTTCGCCACAGAAATCTGACCAAAGTCATCACTAGCTGCTCCAATCTTGATTTCAAGGCCCTAGTGTTGGAATACATGCCCAACGGGACACTTGATAAATGGTTGTACTCTCACAACTTGTTCTTGAACTTATTGCAGAGACTGGATATAATGATAGATGTTGCATCTGCAATGGACTATCTCCACAATGGCTATTCAACGCCTGTGGTGCATTGTGACTTGAAGCCAAGCAATGTCTTGTTAGATGAAGAAATGGTTGCTCATGTAAGTGATTTTGGCATTGCAAAAATGTTAGGTGCAGGGGAGGCTTTTGTTCAAACAAGGACAATTGCAACCATTGGATATATTGCTCGAGGtatatttaaactttttaaagttttctcGTATCATTGAAATACTCAAAACAATTCTTTCCCCTtggtatatattgatttatgaCCATTTTCGACCATGATTACAGAGTATGGACAAGATGGAATAGTATCCACGAGTTGGTGATGTTTATAGTTTTGGCATACTGATGATGGAGACGTTCACACGAACAAGAccaagtgatgaaatatttactGGACACTTGAGCATACAACGTTGGATTAGTGATTCCTTTCCGGGTGAACTTCACAAGGTGGTGGATTCTAATTTGGTACAGCCAGGAGATGAACAAATCACTACAAAGATGCAATGTTTGTTATCTATCATGGAATTAGCTTTGAACTGCACTTCAGTGAGACCTGATGCAAGAATTAGCATGAAAGATGCTCTTTCAACACTCAAAAAGATGAAGGTCCAGCTTGTTAGTAGTCGGCACT
Proteins encoded in this region:
- the LOC125852748 gene encoding probable leucine-rich repeat receptor-like protein kinase At2g33170; the protein is MDRSCIFLAIFILLHDNTLLATLPSISTDEAALLALKSHISSHSNNILARNWSSSIPVCSWIGITCSSHHHQVTAIDISSMQLYGTIPPHLVNLSFISSLDISNNTFHGDLPVELTHLQRLKFINAKNNNITGAIPSFLSLLPNLHFLYLSNNQFSGKIPTSLSNLTKLEVLQLQSNFLEGEIPREISDLRYLTILDLEFNQLTGSIPPSIFDITTIQVIALMDNNLTGKLPKTICDHIPDLEGLYLGRNSLDGIIPPKLEKCRKLQILELGDNEFAGTVPRELANLTALTELYLGLLHLEGEIPMELDNLKKFQALGLSQNELTGSIPDSIFNMSALQIIDFGENKLSGPIPKSLGNLEYLEVLNLWGNNFVSDSTLSILASLTNCRNLRVLTLSGNPLDGVLPPSVGNFSNSLQSFEADGCKLKGVIPKEVSNLTGVTRMSLSNNELTGHIPNTVHGMSILQELYLFNNKIEGARHDVICNLKSLGTLVLSENHFSGSVPSCLGNVTSLRKLYLDNNKLYSRLPSSLGNLQDLIEFNVSFNLFSGEIPLESGNLKAATHIDLSNNYFSGKIPSTLGGLDN